Proteins from a single region of Chryseobacterium sp. T16E-39:
- a CDS encoding OmpA family protein encodes MSLNVIDLIKGQLGPALVSQAASQFGESESGISKAIGGLLPAVVGGLANNADNPGVLDAISGASSSGILSNLLGGSSNNSVITGLLSSLFGDKVGGLVNSIATFAGISNNTSSSLLNLVTGATVGTVGKYAADNNLGQSGISSLLNDQKGIVSSLLPAGLSLASFGLGAENWFGGAKETVASVASTAKDNITESVASARESVTEGTREIKEQFNNNNNNQGGGSIWKWLLPLLLLIAAGYFLWKQCEKKQTTTTTMGADSTGTHSDTATAVSPADTAATMPATTAKVDENIDLNGVALKGYKGGMEDKMIAFLKSGGYKNAADDNALKNTWYDFDHVNFKMGSSTELEAGSQGQLDNLAAILKAFPDSKIKIGGYTDKTGNEASNVKLSTARANFIKDWLGKQNLGAQVLGAEGYGSKFATVDAKASDAERAADRKMSIRFAK; translated from the coding sequence ATGTCTTTAAACGTTATTGATTTAATTAAAGGACAATTGGGTCCCGCATTAGTTTCCCAGGCTGCTTCACAGTTTGGAGAAAGTGAGTCTGGTATTTCAAAAGCAATTGGTGGGCTATTGCCTGCAGTTGTTGGTGGATTAGCTAATAATGCTGATAATCCGGGTGTTTTAGATGCAATTTCAGGAGCTTCATCTAGTGGAATTTTAAGTAATCTATTAGGAGGCTCTTCTAACAACTCTGTAATCACTGGTTTATTGTCCTCCCTTTTTGGCGACAAGGTTGGCGGCTTAGTAAATTCTATTGCTACATTTGCTGGAATTAGTAATAATACCTCTAGCTCTTTACTTAATTTAGTGACAGGAGCTACAGTAGGTACAGTAGGAAAATATGCTGCTGATAACAACTTAGGCCAATCAGGAATTTCAAGTCTATTGAATGACCAAAAAGGCATTGTTTCTTCTTTATTACCAGCAGGGCTTTCTTTAGCCTCTTTTGGGCTAGGAGCAGAAAACTGGTTTGGTGGAGCTAAGGAAACGGTTGCTTCAGTTGCTTCTACAGCTAAGGACAACATCACTGAAAGTGTTGCTTCAGCAAGAGAAAGCGTTACAGAAGGAACAAGAGAAATAAAAGAACAATTCAACAATAATAACAATAATCAAGGTGGAGGTTCAATCTGGAAATGGTTGCTTCCACTTTTATTATTAATTGCTGCAGGATATTTCTTATGGAAGCAGTGTGAGAAAAAACAAACAACTACCACTACAATGGGAGCTGATTCTACAGGAACACACTCTGATACAGCTACGGCAGTATCTCCTGCAGACACAGCAGCAACAATGCCTGCCACAACTGCAAAGGTTGATGAAAATATCGACCTGAACGGTGTAGCTCTTAAAGGTTACAAAGGAGGAATGGAAGACAAAATGATTGCATTCTTAAAGTCTGGAGGTTATAAAAACGCAGCTGATGACAACGCTTTAAAAAATACCTGGTATGATTTCGATCATGTAAACTTCAAAATGGGTAGCTCTACAGAATTAGAAGCAGGTTCTCAAGGTCAGCTTGATAATTTAGCAGCTATTTTAAAAGCTTTCCCTGATTCAAAAATCAAAATAGGAGGATACACTGACAAAACAGGTAATGAAGCTTCAAATGTAAAACTTTCTACTGCAAGAGCTAATTTTATCAAAGATTGGTTAGGCAAACAAAACCTTGGAGCACAAGTTTTAGGTGCTGAAGGATATGGAAGTAAATTTGCTACGGTAGATGCTAAAGCTTCTGATGCAGAAAGAGCTGCAGACAGAAAAATGTCTATCAGATTTGCAAAATAA
- a CDS encoding Nramp family divalent metal transporter: MNLNTKAPWRKDKTLHSLPEVYSSIKVPKNGSFWRKYLAFAGPGLMIAVGYMDPGNWATDIAGGAQFGYTLLSVILISNIFAMVLQHLSVKLGVATERDLAQACRDHFNPTTNFILWILCEIAIAACDLAEVIGSAIALNLLFHIPLTWGIVITTVDVLLILLLQAKGFRWIESIVGGLIFIILACFIYEIVISKPAINEMLGGLIPQKEIIQNPAMLYIAIGILGATVMPHNLYLHSSIVQTRDYTRDKEGKKEAIKFATLDSTISLMLAFFINAAILILAAATFHITGNKHVADIHDAYKMLTPILGASMASIAFAIALLASGQNSTLTGTLAGQIVMEGFLNIRLKPWLRRLITRLIAVIPALIVAILYGEKGTTDLLVLSQVILSMQLSFAVVPLVMFTNDKAKMGDFVNKPLMKICVWAISIIIIVLNIYLLYQTFSGE, from the coding sequence ATGAATTTAAATACTAAGGCGCCTTGGCGAAAAGATAAAACACTCCACTCATTACCAGAAGTATATTCATCCATTAAAGTTCCAAAAAACGGTTCTTTCTGGAGGAAATACCTTGCCTTTGCAGGACCTGGATTAATGATTGCAGTTGGATATATGGATCCGGGAAATTGGGCGACAGACATTGCAGGTGGCGCTCAATTTGGCTATACCCTACTTTCTGTTATACTAATCTCCAATATCTTTGCGATGGTTTTACAGCACTTATCAGTAAAACTAGGTGTCGCAACAGAAAGGGACCTTGCACAAGCGTGTAGAGATCATTTTAATCCTACCACCAATTTTATTTTATGGATACTCTGCGAAATAGCCATCGCAGCCTGTGATCTCGCCGAAGTGATAGGTTCAGCAATAGCTCTTAACCTGCTTTTTCACATCCCACTCACCTGGGGTATTGTGATCACTACCGTAGACGTGCTACTTATTCTTTTACTACAGGCAAAGGGATTCAGGTGGATAGAAAGTATTGTAGGCGGACTTATCTTTATTATTCTTGCCTGTTTTATCTATGAAATTGTAATTTCTAAACCTGCAATTAATGAGATGCTGGGAGGCTTGATCCCTCAAAAGGAAATCATCCAGAATCCTGCAATGCTGTATATCGCGATCGGAATTCTGGGAGCTACTGTAATGCCCCATAATCTTTACTTACACAGCAGTATTGTACAAACAAGAGATTATACCCGTGATAAAGAAGGTAAAAAGGAAGCTATAAAATTTGCAACACTGGATAGTACGATTTCTCTGATGCTCGCTTTTTTCATTAATGCCGCTATCCTTATTCTAGCCGCTGCTACTTTCCATATTACAGGAAATAAACATGTTGCAGACATCCATGATGCATATAAGATGCTTACCCCTATCCTGGGAGCTTCCATGGCAAGTATTGCCTTTGCTATCGCTTTACTGGCTTCAGGTCAAAATTCTACATTGACAGGAACCTTAGCAGGACAAATTGTAATGGAGGGCTTTTTAAATATCAGACTAAAACCCTGGCTGAGAAGATTAATAACAAGACTTATTGCAGTGATCCCGGCTTTAATAGTAGCCATTTTGTATGGTGAAAAGGGAACTACAGACCTTCTGGTCTTAAGCCAGGTTATCTTATCCATGCAGCTTAGCTTTGCTGTAGTTCCACTTGTCATGTTTACCAACGACAAAGCTAAAATGGGAGACTTCGTTAATAAGCCATTAATGAAAATCTGTGTTTGGGCTATCTCCATCATCATTATTGTTTTAAATATTTATTTGTTATATCAGACATTTTCCGGAGAATAA
- a CDS encoding nucleotide exchange factor GrpE, which produces MENQDINEENINKQQEGNIQNENISEENVTNTPTAEELLSAEKDRYIRLYAEFENYKKRTSKEKMEFFQYANQDMMVSMLGVLDDFERALKEIAKNGNPADLQGVELIYQKFKNKLTEKGLKVMEVRAGDSFNVDLHEAITQIPAPSDDLKGKIVDVIETGYILGDKVIRFAKVVTGN; this is translated from the coding sequence ATGGAAAATCAGGATATCAACGAAGAAAACATCAATAAACAACAAGAAGGCAATATTCAGAACGAAAATATTTCTGAAGAAAATGTGACAAATACTCCGACTGCAGAAGAACTTTTGTCAGCAGAAAAAGACCGTTATATTCGTCTTTATGCTGAGTTTGAAAATTATAAAAAGAGAACTTCTAAAGAAAAAATGGAGTTCTTCCAATATGCTAATCAGGACATGATGGTTTCTATGCTTGGAGTACTGGACGATTTCGAAAGAGCTTTAAAAGAAATTGCGAAAAATGGAAATCCAGCAGATCTTCAAGGGGTTGAATTAATCTATCAAAAATTCAAGAATAAACTTACAGAAAAAGGACTGAAGGTAATGGAGGTAAGAGCCGGGGATTCTTTTAATGTAGATCTTCACGAAGCAATTACTCAAATTCCAGCTCCATCTGATGATTTAAAAGGTAAAATCGTAGATGTAATCGAAACCGGTTATATTTTGGGAGATAAAGTAATTCGTTTTGCTAAAGTAGTAACAGGAAACTAA
- a CDS encoding OmpP1/FadL family transporter: MSISVAYFAQAQNISTIRNSLEVYSNTPMIGSSKFNAMAGSNGALGGDATSLMTNPAGLGVAIAGDASATLFLSNNKNTSSLAGSSINYNINKFTLGNAGGVATIQLMTESAWKFINIGANISMQSLEDYVESPGNANVIIPKNLINSSGNPVVGNMSYLGHAYNRYGNQTKFNLGVGANYNNSLYVGASINMHYAEIDQYDSAKFGLDLDNSVNSFDKQYTPFSEKSNGFSATIGVIGKLSNQFRLGASIETPTWWNIDRAFREYSDGNDGIYYSNYVEDRNFRSPMKATVSGAFVPNKNFAINVDYTLGLTKPKYTVDGNAERELNSFFNDNYKNLSEVRVGAEYRIKAFRLRGGYSYMSSPIDAMTINSYSNAGVAGDNNYSNLVLGERNTIGAGVGYDFGNFYVDAAYQNISSKYNNPFLKGSAADGTGYYSGDFDVNTPTSVVSSVKNNRNNFFLTFGWKF, encoded by the coding sequence ATGAGCATTTCTGTGGCATATTTTGCGCAGGCTCAGAATATTTCTACGATTAGGAACTCTCTTGAGGTTTACTCTAATACTCCCATGATAGGTTCATCAAAATTTAATGCGATGGCTGGATCAAATGGAGCTTTAGGAGGAGATGCAACTTCACTCATGACCAACCCTGCCGGTTTAGGTGTTGCTATTGCAGGTGATGCATCTGCTACTTTATTTCTTAGCAATAATAAGAATACAAGTTCATTGGCAGGTTCTTCAATAAATTATAATATCAATAAATTTACTCTTGGGAATGCTGGTGGAGTAGCTACCATTCAGTTAATGACCGAAAGTGCATGGAAGTTTATTAATATTGGTGCCAATATATCTATGCAGTCTTTAGAGGATTATGTAGAAAGCCCGGGGAATGCCAATGTTATTATTCCTAAAAATTTAATAAATTCTAGTGGAAATCCAGTTGTGGGTAATATGTCTTATTTGGGACATGCTTATAACAGATATGGAAATCAGACTAAATTTAATTTAGGGGTAGGTGCGAATTATAATAATTCATTGTATGTGGGTGCGAGCATCAATATGCATTATGCGGAGATTGATCAGTACGACAGTGCAAAATTTGGATTAGATCTGGATAACTCTGTCAACAGCTTTGATAAGCAATATACTCCTTTCTCTGAAAAATCGAATGGTTTTTCTGCTACCATTGGGGTAATAGGAAAACTAAGCAATCAATTCAGATTGGGAGCTTCAATAGAAACGCCTACATGGTGGAATATCGACAGGGCTTTCCGTGAATATTCTGATGGTAATGATGGTATTTATTACAGCAATTATGTTGAGGACAGAAATTTCAGATCTCCGATGAAAGCGACGGTGAGTGGTGCCTTTGTTCCAAATAAAAACTTTGCAATCAATGTTGACTATACTTTAGGTCTAACAAAACCTAAATATACTGTAGATGGTAATGCTGAAAGAGAATTGAATTCTTTCTTTAATGACAACTACAAGAATTTATCAGAAGTAAGAGTGGGGGCTGAGTATAGAATTAAAGCATTCAGATTGAGAGGTGGGTACTCCTACATGTCAAGTCCTATTGATGCAATGACGATCAATTCTTATTCAAATGCGGGTGTTGCAGGGGATAATAATTACAGTAATTTGGTTCTTGGAGAAAGAAATACGATTGGAGCAGGTGTAGGATATGACTTTGGAAATTTTTATGTAGATGCAGCCTATCAAAATATAAGCTCTAAATATAATAATCCTTTCTTAAAAGGAAGTGCAGCTGATGGAACTGGATATTATTCAGGAGACTTCGATGTAAATACACCAACTTCTGTTGTTTCAAGTGTAAAAAATAACAGAAATAACTTCTTCCTTACATTTGGCTGGAAATTCTAA
- a CDS encoding prolyl-tRNA synthetase has translation MLKSKGVLAISGGLLLMSCGAQMGGYSETDGVYYDPNKDTLPEGVIINGGNRVGEYYDYYQDSNVIQNAETNSKDQDNKYSTWGGNSWNNTATDSDWGSFAGSQTNYYDNSWGSPWGWGGWYGGYSPYWGWNRGWGMSFGWGGSWGWGGSWGWGNPYWGWNFGYGGFYDPFWGGGYYGNPYWGWGGGYWGNGYYNRGVYRRSGADGRLGYGLNNGYNGSNGSVYRNNINNSGFRNNGSGFRNDNNSGFRNNNSGFRNNNGGFRNNTGGFRNGNANNGGFRNNNSGYRNPNNMNTQGPRPNYDSQPRYRNDSGFRSNDSGFRSGGFNSGSGGGGFRGGSSGGGGGFRSGGGGGGGFRSGGR, from the coding sequence ATGCTAAAATCCAAAGGCGTTTTAGCGATATCAGGTGGATTACTGTTGATGTCTTGTGGTGCACAAATGGGAGGGTACAGCGAGACCGATGGGGTTTATTACGATCCCAATAAAGATACGCTGCCAGAGGGAGTTATTATCAATGGCGGAAACAGGGTAGGTGAATATTATGATTACTACCAAGATTCAAACGTTATCCAGAATGCAGAAACCAATTCTAAAGACCAGGATAATAAATACAGCACATGGGGTGGAAACTCATGGAACAATACAGCTACAGATTCTGACTGGGGCTCTTTTGCCGGAAGCCAAACCAATTACTATGACAATTCCTGGGGTTCGCCTTGGGGCTGGGGAGGTTGGTATGGCGGATATAGTCCTTATTGGGGCTGGAACAGAGGCTGGGGTATGTCCTTTGGTTGGGGCGGTTCATGGGGCTGGGGCGGCTCTTGGGGTTGGGGTAACCCATACTGGGGCTGGAATTTTGGATATGGAGGCTTTTATGATCCTTTCTGGGGTGGTGGCTACTATGGAAACCCATATTGGGGTTGGGGTGGCGGCTACTGGGGTAATGGCTATTACAACAGAGGAGTTTACAGAAGAAGTGGTGCAGACGGAAGATTGGGCTATGGCCTTAACAACGGGTATAACGGAAGTAATGGATCGGTCTACAGAAATAATATAAACAATTCAGGTTTCAGAAACAATGGTTCTGGATTCAGAAATGATAATAACAGCGGATTCCGAAATAATAATAGTGGGTTTAGAAATAATAATGGTGGATTTAGAAATAACACCGGCGGATTCCGAAATGGAAATGCTAATAATGGAGGATTTAGAAATAATAATTCAGGATACCGTAACCCAAATAATATGAACACTCAGGGTCCAAGACCTAATTACGATAGTCAACCTAGATATAGAAATGATAGTGGTTTCAGATCCAACGATAGTGGATTCAGATCCGGTGGATTCAATTCTGGTTCCGGCGGCGGTGGCTTCAGAGGAGGTTCTTCCGGTGGTGGAGGTGGATTCAGATCTGGCGGCGGTGGCGGCGGCGGATTCAGATCCGGTGGTAGATAA
- the proS gene encoding proline--tRNA ligase, which yields MAKLTSRSEDYSKWYNELVVKADLAENSGVRGSMVIKPYGYAIWEKMRDEMDRKFKETGHVNAYFPLFVPKSLFEAEEKNAEGFAKECAVVTHYRLKTDPNNPHKLIVDPDAKLEEELIVRPTSEAIIWNTYKSWIQSYRDLPILINQWANVVRWEMRTRLFLRTSEFLWQEGHTAHATKDEAIEEAEKMNKVYADFAENFMAMPVVQGLKTPSERFAGADETYCIEALMQDGKALQAGTSHFLGQNFAKAFDVKFTNKEGKIEHAWATSWGTSTRLMGALIMTHSDDFGLVLPPTLAPIQVVIVPIFKGEEQLNEISEVALDIQAKLKAKGISVKFDNDTQNKPGWKFAEYELKGVPVRIAIGPKDLENKSVEIARRDNLTKETLPLEGLDSYIDQLLKTIQKDLYNKALNFREENMTKVDSYEEFKKVLEEKGGFIYAHWDGTAEEEEQIKEETKATIRCIPLNDDVEEGISLVSGKPSKRRVLFAKAY from the coding sequence ATGGCAAAATTAACCTCAAGAAGCGAAGATTACAGCAAGTGGTATAACGAGTTAGTTGTAAAAGCAGATTTAGCTGAAAATTCAGGAGTGCGGGGAAGTATGGTTATAAAACCATATGGATATGCAATCTGGGAAAAGATGCGTGATGAAATGGATAGAAAATTCAAAGAAACTGGTCACGTTAATGCTTATTTCCCGCTTTTTGTACCCAAAAGCCTATTCGAGGCGGAGGAAAAGAATGCTGAAGGTTTTGCAAAGGAATGCGCCGTTGTTACTCATTACAGATTAAAGACCGATCCTAATAATCCTCATAAACTCATCGTAGATCCAGATGCTAAACTGGAGGAAGAACTTATTGTTCGCCCAACTTCAGAAGCGATTATCTGGAATACCTATAAAAGCTGGATACAATCATACAGAGATCTGCCTATCCTTATCAACCAATGGGCGAATGTTGTACGTTGGGAAATGAGAACCCGTCTATTCCTGAGAACTTCAGAGTTCTTATGGCAAGAAGGTCATACTGCTCATGCTACCAAGGATGAAGCAATTGAAGAAGCAGAAAAAATGAATAAGGTTTATGCAGATTTTGCAGAAAATTTCATGGCAATGCCTGTAGTTCAGGGATTAAAAACGCCATCTGAAAGATTTGCAGGTGCTGATGAAACGTATTGTATAGAGGCATTAATGCAGGATGGAAAAGCTCTTCAGGCTGGTACATCTCACTTCTTAGGTCAAAATTTTGCAAAAGCCTTTGATGTAAAATTCACCAATAAAGAAGGTAAAATAGAACATGCATGGGCAACATCATGGGGTACATCTACCCGTTTGATGGGAGCGCTTATTATGACCCATTCTGATGATTTCGGATTGGTATTACCTCCAACTTTAGCACCAATACAGGTTGTTATTGTTCCTATATTCAAAGGTGAAGAACAATTAAATGAAATCAGTGAAGTTGCTTTAGATATCCAGGCTAAATTAAAAGCCAAAGGTATTTCTGTTAAATTTGACAATGATACCCAAAACAAACCAGGCTGGAAATTTGCTGAATATGAATTAAAAGGTGTTCCTGTAAGAATTGCAATCGGACCAAAAGATCTTGAAAACAAATCAGTTGAAATAGCAAGAAGAGACAATCTGACCAAGGAAACTCTTCCTCTTGAAGGCTTAGATTCTTATATTGACCAATTACTAAAAACGATACAAAAGGATCTTTATAACAAAGCTCTTAATTTCAGAGAGGAAAATATGACTAAAGTAGATTCTTATGAAGAGTTTAAAAAGGTTTTAGAAGAAAAAGGAGGTTTCATCTATGCACATTGGGATGGAACAGCTGAAGAAGAGGAGCAAATTAAGGAGGAAACAAAAGCAACGATCAGATGTATCCCTTTAAACGATGATGTAGAAGAGGGTATTTCGCTCGTATCAGGAAAACCTTCCAAGAGACGGGTACTATTCGCTAAAGCTTATTAA
- the dnaJ gene encoding molecular chaperone DnaJ, whose protein sequence is MSKRDYYEVLEISKSASADEIKKSYRKMAIKYHPDKNPGDKEAEEKFKEAAEAYEVLSDDQKRARYDQYGHAGVGGNGGFGGGGFGGGMNMEDIFSQFGDIFGGHFGGGGGFGGGGRQQVKGSNLRIRIKLNLEEMVNGTQKTLKVKKMKMAEGATSKTCPTCNGSGVQLKVMNTMFGQMQTQTTCGTCQGIGKVADKIPAGANAQGLIKDEEEITINIPAGARDGIQLNVRGKGNDAPFGGVPGDLLVIVEEEVDKTIKREGDNLHQELYISFAEAALGTKKEVSTVGGKVKITVDPGTQSGKILRLAGKGLPSIDSYGKGDMFIHINVWTPQKLTKDQKDFFETQMSNGEMVAEPSGKEKTFFDKVKDLFN, encoded by the coding sequence ATGTCAAAAAGAGATTATTACGAGGTTCTTGAGATAAGCAAATCTGCTTCAGCCGACGAAATAAAAAAATCATACCGAAAAATGGCTATCAAATATCACCCTGATAAAAATCCGGGGGATAAAGAAGCTGAAGAAAAATTTAAAGAAGCTGCTGAGGCTTATGAAGTCCTGAGTGATGACCAAAAACGCGCAAGATATGACCAATATGGTCATGCCGGTGTAGGTGGAAATGGAGGATTCGGTGGTGGCGGATTCGGCGGCGGAATGAATATGGAAGATATCTTCAGTCAGTTCGGAGATATTTTCGGTGGCCACTTTGGTGGCGGCGGCGGATTTGGTGGCGGTGGACGTCAGCAGGTAAAAGGTTCTAATTTAAGAATCAGAATTAAGCTGAACCTTGAGGAAATGGTAAATGGAACCCAGAAAACTCTCAAAGTAAAGAAAATGAAGATGGCAGAAGGTGCCACTTCAAAAACCTGTCCTACATGTAACGGTTCCGGAGTTCAGTTGAAAGTGATGAACACCATGTTCGGGCAAATGCAAACACAAACTACTTGTGGAACTTGTCAGGGTATCGGAAAAGTTGCTGATAAAATTCCGGCAGGAGCTAATGCACAGGGGCTAATAAAAGATGAAGAGGAAATTACCATCAATATTCCTGCGGGAGCAAGAGATGGAATCCAGCTGAATGTAAGAGGAAAAGGTAATGATGCTCCTTTCGGAGGTGTTCCGGGAGATTTGCTTGTTATCGTAGAGGAAGAGGTAGATAAAACAATTAAAAGAGAAGGTGATAATCTTCACCAGGAATTATATATTTCTTTTGCAGAAGCTGCATTAGGAACTAAAAAAGAAGTTTCTACAGTAGGCGGAAAGGTAAAGATTACTGTTGACCCTGGAACCCAATCAGGAAAAATCTTAAGATTGGCAGGAAAAGGTCTTCCAAGTATTGACAGTTATGGTAAAGGTGATATGTTTATACACATCAATGTATGGACTCCACAAAAATTAACAAAAGATCAGAAAGACTTCTTTGAAACGCAAATGTCCAACGGAGAAATGGTTGCAGAACCATCCGGAAAAGAAAAGACTTTTTTTGATAAAGTAAAAGATTTATTCAACTAA
- a CDS encoding RagB/SusD family nutrient uptake outer membrane protein, protein MKIIFLSLIALTLVACNIDRSPYDSKESDEILADPTGLQTITLGNYALLKGDAEGGGFFNNLYRVGEYGGDNIDISGTTTDQFFYYYNYRSIKNNGRSNTIWNAGYKAIVGCNRVISKISEGKDASTDQLIGENYFLRAYVYFSLVNVFGKPYNQGTGNPGVPLKTSDDVNDLPARASVGQIYDQIVNDLKKAEQLMSLDKNNTYASKQAAQALLSRVYLYMENNDKAIEYAEKVINSGKYSLLANSELPSYAIKAPEINKETIFAFKYNKDGDYNDGWYTIGSMYANIQNVGWGEMYASSSYLDLINQNPQDARLKFISKKYSIPATPVAYWVQQGTNTSGGITYNYSFQKTFQQGGNTYFTMNNINYQVQSEVLPNKTNYYFINSNNAKVYVDLDNDMDKRNGYPKFYILKCSLQEGVPQLWSPVILRLAEMYLNRAEGYAKKGNSASALADINVIRTRAGIPVYSSVPAGQTILDVVLQERRLEMAFEAQRKYDVFRNKLTLDRNYPGTHLNGNNPFYTVPYTSNRIIEYIPEQQIQIQPNLTQNPD, encoded by the coding sequence ATGAAAATAATATTTTTATCACTTATAGCGCTCACTTTAGTGGCCTGTAATATAGACCGTTCGCCCTATGACTCTAAAGAGTCTGATGAAATATTGGCGGACCCAACAGGGTTACAAACCATTACACTCGGAAACTATGCCCTTTTAAAAGGAGATGCTGAAGGAGGAGGATTTTTCAACAATCTGTACCGGGTTGGTGAATATGGCGGAGATAATATTGATATCAGCGGAACAACCACTGATCAGTTTTTCTATTATTATAATTACAGGAGTATTAAAAACAATGGGAGATCCAATACCATATGGAATGCCGGTTACAAGGCAATCGTTGGTTGCAACAGGGTTATTTCGAAAATATCAGAAGGAAAAGATGCCAGTACCGACCAGCTCATCGGCGAAAATTATTTCCTTCGGGCCTATGTCTATTTCTCTTTAGTGAATGTATTTGGAAAGCCCTACAATCAGGGAACGGGCAATCCTGGAGTACCATTGAAAACCTCCGATGATGTAAACGATTTGCCCGCCAGAGCAAGTGTTGGTCAGATTTACGATCAGATTGTTAATGATCTCAAAAAAGCAGAGCAGCTGATGAGTCTTGACAAAAATAACACCTATGCATCTAAACAGGCTGCACAGGCGTTACTTTCACGGGTATATCTCTACATGGAAAATAATGACAAAGCGATTGAATATGCTGAGAAAGTTATCAACTCCGGAAAATACTCACTATTAGCCAATTCTGAATTACCTTCTTATGCGATCAAAGCACCGGAAATCAATAAAGAAACCATTTTTGCATTCAAATACAATAAAGATGGTGATTATAATGATGGCTGGTATACGATCGGATCAATGTACGCTAACATTCAAAATGTAGGCTGGGGTGAAATGTATGCATCTTCCTCTTATTTAGATCTTATTAATCAAAACCCTCAGGATGCCAGATTGAAATTTATTTCCAAAAAATACAGCATCCCGGCTACTCCTGTTGCCTATTGGGTACAACAGGGAACTAACACGTCCGGAGGGATCACCTATAATTACAGTTTCCAAAAGACTTTTCAGCAGGGTGGAAATACCTATTTTACGATGAATAACATAAACTATCAGGTGCAATCTGAAGTTTTACCCAATAAGACAAATTATTACTTCATTAATTCAAACAATGCGAAGGTTTATGTAGATCTGGATAATGACATGGATAAAAGAAACGGATATCCGAAATTTTACATTTTAAAATGTTCATTACAGGAAGGTGTCCCACAGCTGTGGTCTCCCGTTATTTTAAGATTGGCCGAGATGTACCTCAACAGAGCAGAAGGCTATGCTAAAAAGGGAAATTCAGCATCAGCACTTGCTGATATCAATGTGATAAGAACAAGGGCCGGAATTCCAGTCTATTCTTCAGTTCCTGCAGGGCAGACTATTCTAGACGTTGTTCTACAGGAAAGAAGACTTGAAATGGCTTTTGAGGCTCAGAGAAAATATGATGTTTTCAGGAACAAATTAACCCTGGACAGAAACTATCCCGGAACCCATCTCAATGGAAACAATCCTTTTTACACAGTTCCTTACACAAGCAACAGGATTATTGAATATATCCCCGAGCAGCAAATACAGATCCAGCCAAATCTCACTCAGAACCCTGACTAA